Proteins co-encoded in one Falco rusticolus isolate bFalRus1 chromosome 14, bFalRus1.pri, whole genome shotgun sequence genomic window:
- the PSMD10 gene encoding 26S proteasome non-ATPase regulatory subunit 10 isoform X1 — translation MEAAVSDVGVCNLAYAGRLEELRAQLLRDRALATKADQDNRTALHWACSAGHTDVADLLLGFGVPVNDKDDAGWTPLHIAASAGRDEIVKALIAKGAHVNAVNQNGCTPLHYAASKNKQEIAIMLLENGADPDARDHFESTPLHRAAAKGNLKMVQILLQHNASVNIRDSEGNTPLHLACDEERVEEAKLLVSHGASIHIENKEELTPLKVAKGGLGAMLKRMVEG, via the exons ATGGAGGCCGCGGTGTCCGACGTGGGGGTCTGCAACCTGGCCTACGCCGGGCGCCTGGAGGAGCTGCGGGCCCAGCTGCTGCGCGACAGGGCCCTGGCCACCAAGGCCGACCAG gACAACCGGACTGCGCTGCACTGGGCCTGCTCAGCGGGACACACGGACGTCGCTGACCTCCTCCTGGGCTTCGGCGTGCCCGTGAACGACAAGGACGAT GCTGGTTGGACTCCCTTACATATTGCTGCTTCGGCAGGCCGTGATGAAATTGTGAAAGCCCTCATTGCCAAGGGTGCTCATGTAAATGCTGTCAATCAGAACGGCTGTACGCCCCTGCATTATGCAGCCTCCAAAAACAAGCAAGAG ATTGCGATCATGCTTTTAGAAAACGGAGCTGATCCGGATGCAAGAGATCATTTTGAATCCACCCCATtacacagagcagctgccaaAGGAAACCTCAAAATGGTACAGATCCTTCTGCAGCACAATGCGTCTGTTAATATACGGGACTCTGAAGGGAATACTCCTct TCACTTAGCCTGCGATGAAGAGAGAGTGGAGGAGGCAAAGCTGCTGGTGTCTCACGGTGCAAGTATTCACATTGAGAATAAAGAAGAACTGACCCCACTGAAAGTGGCAAAGGGGGGCCTGGGAGCCATGCTTAAAAGAATGGTGGAAGGCTAG
- the PSMD10 gene encoding 26S proteasome non-ATPase regulatory subunit 10 isoform X2: MEAAVSDVGVCNLAYAGRLEELRAQLLRDRALATKADQDNRTALHWACSAGHTDVADLLLGFGVPVNDKDDAGWTPLHIAASAGRDEIVKALIAKGAHVNAVNQNGCTPLHYAASKNKQEIAIMLLENGADPDARDHFESTPLHRAAAKGNLKMVQILLQHNASVNIRDSEGNTPLDA, encoded by the exons ATGGAGGCCGCGGTGTCCGACGTGGGGGTCTGCAACCTGGCCTACGCCGGGCGCCTGGAGGAGCTGCGGGCCCAGCTGCTGCGCGACAGGGCCCTGGCCACCAAGGCCGACCAG gACAACCGGACTGCGCTGCACTGGGCCTGCTCAGCGGGACACACGGACGTCGCTGACCTCCTCCTGGGCTTCGGCGTGCCCGTGAACGACAAGGACGAT GCTGGTTGGACTCCCTTACATATTGCTGCTTCGGCAGGCCGTGATGAAATTGTGAAAGCCCTCATTGCCAAGGGTGCTCATGTAAATGCTGTCAATCAGAACGGCTGTACGCCCCTGCATTATGCAGCCTCCAAAAACAAGCAAGAG ATTGCGATCATGCTTTTAGAAAACGGAGCTGATCCGGATGCAAGAGATCATTTTGAATCCACCCCATtacacagagcagctgccaaAGGAAACCTCAAAATGGTACAGATCCTTCTGCAGCACAATGCGTCTGTTAATATACGGGACTCTGAAGGGAATACTCCTct